GGTGCAGAAATACACCTTGTCGCCAATTTTCAGGGGATTGGCCTGAAACGACGGCTTACCCTCTTTCGGCCCCGGACCCGTATGGAAACTCCAGATACGTTCGAGATTGCCGACATTGGCCGGCGTGATCTGGGCGAGCGGAGAGAACCGCGAACCGCCGCGATCATTGCCGTAGGCGGTCCATTCGCCATCCTGCACCGTGGCGGGCGAGGGGCCATAGGCATCGCTGATGGCGGGCGGCGTGGCATCGAGCCAGAACAGTGCGGCTACCGAGGCGACCGCGGCAAAACCAAGCCCGCGCCAGAGAATTTTCCCGCCCGGCAAAGGTTCGGCCAGCCCGACATGGCTGCGATAGCTGCGTGAGAGCATCCACAACCCAAGGCAGAACGGCATCGCGATCCTTGGCGCGAGCGCCCAGCCATCAAGCCCGACTTCCCATAGCGCCCACAGGAGATTGGCGGCAAGGAAGGCCCAGAACAGCCGGATCGATAGGACCTTGCGCCGGAAGCCAAGCACGGCTGTGACCACCATGACGATCCCGCTGAGCAGATACCAGGCCGACCCGCCCAACGCCACCAGCTGACCGCCCAGCGCCACAAGCGCAGCGCCACTGACAAGCAGGATAAGAAGGAACGCGATGTTCAGGAAACGCTGCATGGCGGTACAATCCGGTTGGCGTGCCAGCTGGAGGCACAAGGGTTGGCGCCCGATCGTGACAACAAGCGCAGCGTTGCCGTCAACCAGGATGATTTACCTGACTGATGCCGAATATCAGCCCATCTGGCTCTTGAGCCATTCGGGAACGCCGATCAGGTAGCTCTTTTCCTCGTACAGCCTGGCGATCCGCCAGCCATCCGGCGTACGCACCAGATCGTGTATGTACCACAGGCCGCAGATCATCGTATCTGTTTCGACGTTGTTGGTCACGGTCATCGGGTTATAGCAGACGGTCTTGGTCCTGGCGGTCTGCCGGTCTTCACTGAACTCGTAGCGGGTTGTCGATACAACATGCTGCGCTGCCACAACCTGCTGGAAGCTTGCCCGAAGAAATGCCTTGGTTTCTTCCAGATTGCCCTTGAACAGCGCCATTTCCGAATAATCGATAAAAGCATCTGCGGTAAAATAGTCATCGAGTTTGTCGAAATCCCGCGTATCCACGGCATAACAATATCCGACCAGCAGATCCTGAATCTCGAACCGGTCAGACATTTCCTCTACGCTGATAGCCATCGCTCAATCCCACTTGTCTTTTTTGATAGCCTCGCTTTCGCATGGCCCAGGGCACGCTACCGCCTCTCCAATGGTAGGCTGAAGTGCGGGTGCATGGCGGCGAGCGACGCCGGATATTGCGCGATACATCCCCATGTCATGTCCGCAACCGGCCCAAGGCGCTGTGGGAAATGCATGGACCTACAAACTGCTGGAATGGCAGATCAGGGCGCTGCGCCGCTCAGGTCATTCGCCCAGCAGAATTTTCCAGGTGTTGAGGTCTTCGCCAGCGGCAAAGAACCGCTCGTTCATGGGAAGCCCGTTCTGGCCCCAATAATCCATGTTGGCGACCCATGCCTGAATCCCATACATCACCCAGCGCGGGATTTGTTCGTTCCAGATCGTTTCCAGATCGATAACGTCGGTTGCACCTTCCTTGATCAGGCAGTCGCGATAGTGTGCGACCAGATCCTTGTGGTGGTGGCGCCGCTCTTCCACAGTCAGTGAACCGACAGTAAAATACGTCAGGTCGCGCCAGGGACGGCCGCGCCGACCAAGCTGCCAGTCCAGCCACAGCCGCTCGCCCGATGGCAGGATATAGGTGTTGCCCTGATGGCAATCGCCAAGGATCACGCAATAAGGGGCATCGAATGCGCGCTCGTATTCGGTCAGCTTGTCAAATGCCCGCGAGACCCGTTCAGGATCGTCGAGATAATGCTGCGGTGCGATCGCGCGGAAATTGGGATCTTTGAGGTTCTCGCCGATCCAGTGCCACATGATGCGGACCTGATCGTGATCCACCGGAACGTTCATGGACGTTGGCAGCCACGGCGCAGCTTCGGGCGAGATCAACGGGCTGTTCCACAGTCCGCCGTGCAGTTTGGCAAGATCGGCAAGATTCTGTGCGATCACGTCTACGCCGCAATGTTGCGTACTGTGCCCAAACTTGCCGCCGCGGTCGATCAGGTCTTCCAGCACGACAATGCCACGGCCTGAGCCATCGTCATCCCAGTCGGAATAATAGCACGTTGCGGTCTGGCAGGTGAGTTTGTCGGTAAGGAAGTGATAGAACCGGGCTTCGAGGGCGTGGATGTCCACATCGTCGAACATCCCCGACCAGTTGGACTTGATGCACAAATTGCGCGGCAGCCCGGCGGCGATGCCGGCAGCGTTCCAGTCGACGGCGACTCGCAGTTTGGTGGTGTGGCTGTCGAACAGCTGCACCACCTCCATCTTCTCTGCGACAACACCCGGATACTTGTTTGCCATGAGCGAGCCGAACCATTGCGCGTCGGGCGTGAAGCGGCCGGAGGGTAACAGTTCGGTACGGCCGGGATAGGGCCGGGGCACCGGGTTCTGATCCACAACTCTCGCTTCTTTTACAGCTTCCTGCGTCATTCCATCATGCTCCTCTCGCATTGTTGCTGCAAAATCATGCAGCTTGTTACCCTGTTTCGCGCGGCGAGGCCTCACGATCCGGGGCATAGCATTCAGCTTCATTCGTCCGTTGCGAATAGTTTCAGGTCTGGGGGCTGTGCTTGGACCCTGCCAAAGGGAAGGTGTAGGCCGTCGTCTGCACTGCCCAAATCATACCGACAGTCAAAATAGTTGGCGAGAGGATGGAGCGAACAATGTCAAACAGCAAGGAAGCTGCGGTCAGGGAATTTCTTGCGCTTTTCCACACCGCCAAACTGGATCTCGACAAGATCCGCGCAGCGCTGGCACCCGATGCCCGTTGGCAGGCGGTCGTTCCGCTGGCGGAAGTGGTATATGGCGCAGAAGGCATCTGCCGTGAAGCCGAGCGTCAGTATCGCATCTACAAGGACTGCGATTGTGAGCTGCTGAACATCGCCAGTTCGGGCAACACCGTTTTTACCGAACGTGTCGATCGTGTCCGCCTGCTGGATGGCGACAAGGAAATCATCATCAATGTTGCAGGAATTTTCACGGTAAACGACGATAATCTCATCGTTTTCTGGCGGGAATACTGGGACATGCTGGACATTGCCGACCAGATCGGCGTTTCGGGCGAAACCATGCGCCAGATGATGGACACGCAGGTTGCCGTCTGACCCCGGCCACAGTGCAGGAGAGACCGTCTTGAGCACGAGCGAAGAAAACTGGAAGCGGGGCCGCGAAACGGTGGATGCCGTTTATGGCGACGGCTTTTCCGAGATGATGGAGCCGTACAAGGACAATCGGTTCAACCAGGAAATCGTGAATAACCAGTTCGGCAACCTGTGGGCGGACCCGGCCCTGACAATACGCGAAAAGCGGCTGATGGTGCTGGGTCTCACCACGATGTTGGGCCGGGCCGACCTGATCGAAACGCAGATGACAGGCGCACTGCTGAACGATGAATTCACCGACGAGCAACTGGCATTGATACCCCATTTCCTGCTGTTTTATGCCGGTGCCGGCAATACTTCGGCGTTGTTTCGGGGCATCGAGGCAGCCAAAGCCAAGGTGAAAGCCGCAAGGACGGGCGCCTGACCGTGCATCTTGCAACTTTGGAACCGGGTACGGAACTGGTTTGTCCCGAAAGCGACTGGTCGCACCAGAATCGTGATTTCGTGGAGGATTTCGAAATCCTCGCGCAATTCGCCTCGCACGACCTGACGATGGACATTCGGCAATACGATTGGGTTCGGCCTTCCGCGGGGCAATTGCTGCCGCAGCGGCACTATCTCGACATATCCCTTGATGGAAGCACAAGGCGCAGCATCCTGCGGTCGGAGCGATGGGTCGAACCCCAGTATTCGGGCAGCGTACTCTACCTGCCGCCAGATGCGATCTACTGGGGCCAGCCGGCGTTGGAAAAGCGCAAGTTGATGTGCCTTTCGTTCGGCAACCGGTTCCTGTCCGAAGTGTTCGAGGATGAAAATCCGTTGCGCCATGCCGTCGCGCATGCCGATATCCAGAATCCCACGTTGCGGCGCTATCTTCTGGCGATCGCGAGCGAACTGGCTTCGCCGGGATTTGCCGCCGGCCCATTGCTTGAAGCGATGGCGATCGGTGCGACAGTGGAACTGGCGCGATGGTCGCAACTTGTTGCAGATTCGACCATCGGCACCATTCTGCCGCATCAGGCAAGGCGTATCGAGGAATACATACGCGAGAATCTTTCCAGCACCTTGAGCATTTCGGAAATTGGCCGTGCCTGCGGGATGAGCACGCGCAACGTGGCGCGTGTGTTCAAGCAGGCGACCGGCGTCAGCATCGGTGATTTCATCGCACGGTGCCGCATCGAACTGGCCAAGGAACTGCTGGCTTCGGACGAATTGCGGATCAAGGAAGTGAGCTGGCGGTGCGGTTTTCGCAGTTCATCCGCTTTTTCGGCAGCGTTCCGTTCCGCAACTGGCACGACCCCGCGCGACTTCAGGCTGCAACCGGGACTGCTGCTGCAATAAGGCGCGGTGCCCGCACCAATTTCAACATCGGGAACGTTAGAATATGCAAAGACTGGCTGGCAAAGTTGCAATCGTCACCGGCGGCGGTGGCGGCATCGGATCGGCGGTCGCGCGGCGGCTCGTCTCCGAAGGCGCACGGGTTGCGGTGGCGGACATATTCGAGGAATCGGCACAGCGGGCAGCCGAACCGCTCGGCGATGCCGCGATTGCGGTGCAGTTTGATGCGGCCAGCCCGGATTCGGTGAAGGCGCTGGTCGAACGGACCGTGAGCCACTTCGGCAAGCTGGATATCCTGCACAACAACGCGGCAATGACCGACCCGGTAAAGTCGGCGCAGGATACTACGGCCATCGATATTCCCATGGAGGTCTGGCGTGAAATCCTCGATGTGAACCTGACGGGGTACATGCTCGGATGTCGCTATGCGATTCCGCACATGATCGCCAACGGCGGCGGTTCAATCGTCAATACCGCGTCGAATTCGGGCACGGCCGGCGATCTTGCGCGCATTGCCTATGGTTCGACGAAAGGCGCAATCATCACACTGACGCGTTATGTCGCCACGCAGCATGGAACACAGAACATCCGTTGCAACAGCATTGCACCGGGCGTGGTGCTGACCGAAGCGCTGGACAAGACTGTGCCGGGACTGAAGGACATCATCAAGCGCCACATCCTGACGCCTGAGTTCGGCACACCCGATGATATTGCCGCGCTTGTGGCATTCCTGGCTTCGGATGAATCGCGTTATATCACCGGCGAGAATATCTCGATTTCCGGTGGCGGTCTGATCCACCAGCCGCATTACGCCGATCTTAAGGCCTTCATGGAAGCCGCCGGCTAACGCCATCTGGCTCTAAACAAGCCGAACGATCCGCTTGCCCCGGTTCTCTCCCCGGTACAGTCCGGCAAGAGCATCGGGGCAGGCCTCGATACCGTCGAGCACGTCTTCCTGAAAAACCAGGCGGCCATCTGCGATCCAGCCGCGCAGGGTGCCCACCGCTTCGTCAAGCCGGTGCATATGATCGAACAGGACGAAACCTTCCATGCGCGCGCGCTTTACCAGCAGGTGGCGTTCCACGCGCGGGCCTTCCGGCCATGGCTCCCAGCGATCGTATGACGCAGTTCCGCAGACGACGACGCGGGCCTTTTGCGCCAGATGCGGCATGACTGCATCGGAGATCGCGCCTGAAGTGTTGTCAAAATAGACATCGACACCATCGGGACACAACGCAGCCACGCGTGCACCGATATCTTCTGACCGGTAATCGATGGCTGCATCATAACCGAACAGTTCCACGCAATCGCGCACCTTGTCCGGTCCGCCTGCGATCCCGATGGTGCGGCAACCAAGGATACGAGCGATCTGGCCAACCGCCGAACCGACCGCGCCAGCCGCCGTCGATACGACGACGGTCTGCCCGGCTTGCGGCGCTCCGATCAAGGTCAGCGCGAGCAGTGCCGTCGTACCGTTCAATCCCAGGATGCCGAGCGCCATACGTGCTTCAGCGGCAGACGTGCGCTGGACGATACGGTCCGCGCCGACAGCAGCATAGTCCTGCCACCCGAACCAGCCCGTCACAAATTCACCGACCGCGTAATCAGCGTTGCGCGAAGCGACGATTTCCCCCGAACACAGGCTGCGCATCACTTCGCCAATGGCGACGGCCGCTGAATAGTTACCGGTGTCGGCAATCCAGCCCCGCATGGCAGGGTCTACCGAAAGGTAGTGATTGCGCACGAGAATTTCACCGTCGCCAGGTTCCGGCACCGCGCCGCTTCGAACCGCGAAATCACTGGCTTGCGCCACGCCCTGCGGCCGATTGACCAGAACAACGCGGCGATTGATGGCGTCAGGTTCCATCGAACTCATGCGCCAATGCCATGGGCGACGCCATAGCAACGCATCATCGCTAGGCCGATCGTGCTGTTCATAGTTCTGCTCTGACCATGCCATTGTTTCCGTTCTATCGTCACGAACGCTATCGTCGCTTTATCGCCGATAACCTGCCGTCTGGAAGGGGAACCCGCCGCATCATACCGGTGATCATGGCTGAACTTTGCAAGCAAGCGCAAAATCAGGAGAGACTCGATGGGCGGTATTACGAACGATGACAGGATCGCGATCGCCGAACTGTTCGCCCGCTATTGCCACCGCGTCGATCATGGCGATACGACAGGCTGGCTGGAACTGTTCACACCCGACGGCACCTTTGAAGTTGCAGGTGTGATGCGACTGGAAGGGCATGAGCAAGTTGGCGCAATGCCCGGCGCGGTTGCTGCACAAGGCAACGGCAAGTGGCGGCACCAGATCACCAACATCGTCGTCGAACCTGGCGATGGCGATGATGTTGCGCTGGTTTCTGCCTATGGACTTGTCACCGACTGGGGCAATGAAGGCAGGCCGATGACGTTTTCCGATTATGCCATCACGCTGAACCGGATCGGTGGCGAATGGCGGATCCGAACTCTGCTGGCGACAGCGCCCTGAAGGCAATCTTGCCCCGAAGGGAATGTTGCGCCAAAGCCTGCCAAAGGACAGGCGGCTTTGCCGAATGCGTCTCGCACGGCATCGGCAGTGAAAAGAGGTAGACCCGAAATGACCGAGATCGAGCCGGGCGCGCAGGCGCTGTTTGACAAGTTTGGAACCTATATCCTGCCCGGCCGCGTCAGCGACCCTCGGCGAGGAATCGAAGAGGCGATCGAAGCGGAGCGCATCGGCCTTGGTTGCGTGTGGATTTCGGAGCGGTTCGCCTTGAAGGAGCCGGCAGTGCTGGCGGGTGCCGTTTCTCAGGCCACGTCGAAGATCCGCATTACCGGCACATTCTATGCCACCATGCGCCATCCTATCGTGACCGCGAGCACGGCGAACCTGATGCAGGCGATGTCGGGCGACCGGTTCCGCGTGATGTTTGCCCGCGCCGTGCCTGCCTACATGAAGATGATGGGCGCAGCGCCGATCACCATGGACCGCCTTGCCGATACGATCTCGATCATGAAGAGC
This genomic interval from Novosphingobium sp. CECT 9465 contains the following:
- a CDS encoding nuclear transport factor 2 family protein, producing the protein MAISVEEMSDRFEIQDLLVGYCYAVDTRDFDKLDDYFTADAFIDYSEMALFKGNLEETKAFLRASFQQVVAAQHVVSTTRYEFSEDRQTARTKTVCYNPMTVTNNVETDTMICGLWYIHDLVRTPDGWRIARLYEEKSYLIGVPEWLKSQMG
- a CDS encoding DUF1679 domain-containing protein encodes the protein MTQEAVKEARVVDQNPVPRPYPGRTELLPSGRFTPDAQWFGSLMANKYPGVVAEKMEVVQLFDSHTTKLRVAVDWNAAGIAAGLPRNLCIKSNWSGMFDDVDIHALEARFYHFLTDKLTCQTATCYYSDWDDDGSGRGIVVLEDLIDRGGKFGHSTQHCGVDVIAQNLADLAKLHGGLWNSPLISPEAAPWLPTSMNVPVDHDQVRIMWHWIGENLKDPNFRAIAPQHYLDDPERVSRAFDKLTEYERAFDAPYCVILGDCHQGNTYILPSGERLWLDWQLGRRGRPWRDLTYFTVGSLTVEERRHHHKDLVAHYRDCLIKEGATDVIDLETIWNEQIPRWVMYGIQAWVANMDYWGQNGLPMNERFFAAGEDLNTWKILLGE
- a CDS encoding limonene-1,2-epoxide hydrolase family protein, giving the protein MSNSKEAAVREFLALFHTAKLDLDKIRAALAPDARWQAVVPLAEVVYGAEGICREAERQYRIYKDCDCELLNIASSGNTVFTERVDRVRLLDGDKEIIINVAGIFTVNDDNLIVFWREYWDMLDIADQIGVSGETMRQMMDTQVAV
- a CDS encoding carboxymuconolactone decarboxylase family protein, producing MSTSEENWKRGRETVDAVYGDGFSEMMEPYKDNRFNQEIVNNQFGNLWADPALTIREKRLMVLGLTTMLGRADLIETQMTGALLNDEFTDEQLALIPHFLLFYAGAGNTSALFRGIEAAKAKVKAARTGA
- a CDS encoding AraC family transcriptional regulator, which translates into the protein MHLATLEPGTELVCPESDWSHQNRDFVEDFEILAQFASHDLTMDIRQYDWVRPSAGQLLPQRHYLDISLDGSTRRSILRSERWVEPQYSGSVLYLPPDAIYWGQPALEKRKLMCLSFGNRFLSEVFEDENPLRHAVAHADIQNPTLRRYLLAIASELASPGFAAGPLLEAMAIGATVELARWSQLVADSTIGTILPHQARRIEEYIRENLSSTLSISEIGRACGMSTRNVARVFKQATGVSIGDFIARCRIELAKELLASDELRIKEVSWRCGFRSSSAFSAAFRSATGTTPRDFRLQPGLLLQ
- a CDS encoding SDR family NAD(P)-dependent oxidoreductase; its protein translation is MQRLAGKVAIVTGGGGGIGSAVARRLVSEGARVAVADIFEESAQRAAEPLGDAAIAVQFDAASPDSVKALVERTVSHFGKLDILHNNAAMTDPVKSAQDTTAIDIPMEVWREILDVNLTGYMLGCRYAIPHMIANGGGSIVNTASNSGTAGDLARIAYGSTKGAIITLTRYVATQHGTQNIRCNSIAPGVVLTEALDKTVPGLKDIIKRHILTPEFGTPDDIAALVAFLASDESRYITGENISISGGGLIHQPHYADLKAFMEAAG
- a CDS encoding NADP-dependent oxidoreductase, translating into MSSMEPDAINRRVVLVNRPQGVAQASDFAVRSGAVPEPGDGEILVRNHYLSVDPAMRGWIADTGNYSAAVAIGEVMRSLCSGEIVASRNADYAVGEFVTGWFGWQDYAAVGADRIVQRTSAAEARMALGILGLNGTTALLALTLIGAPQAGQTVVVSTAAGAVGSAVGQIARILGCRTIGIAGGPDKVRDCVELFGYDAAIDYRSEDIGARVAALCPDGVDVYFDNTSGAISDAVMPHLAQKARVVVCGTASYDRWEPWPEGPRVERHLLVKRARMEGFVLFDHMHRLDEAVGTLRGWIADGRLVFQEDVLDGIEACPDALAGLYRGENRGKRIVRLV
- a CDS encoding nuclear transport factor 2 family protein, with amino-acid sequence MGGITNDDRIAIAELFARYCHRVDHGDTTGWLELFTPDGTFEVAGVMRLEGHEQVGAMPGAVAAQGNGKWRHQITNIVVEPGDGDDVALVSAYGLVTDWGNEGRPMTFSDYAITLNRIGGEWRIRTLLATAP